TGACCGACGGCCGCATGGTGCTCAGCGAGCGGGGCGATGAGCTGAAATCTTTCCACAGCCGCGACGGGGTGGCGGTGGCCCTGGCCAAGCGAGGTGGGCTACGAACGGCCTTCGTCACCGGCGAGAAGAGCACGGTGGCCCAGGCCCGGGCCGACAAGCTCGGTGTGGACGCCGTGGTGCTGGGGGCCCGGCGCAAGGGCGAGGTGCTCGAGGACCTGTGCGCCCAGTTCGGGCTCCCGCTCGAAGCCAGCGCCTACATCGGCGACGACCTGCTCGATGTACCCGCACTCCAGCGAGCGGGGCTCGCCATCGCGGTGGCCGACGCCGCGCCCGAGGTGATCGAGATCGCCCACGTCGTCACCCGCGCGCGGGGCGGGCAGGGGGCGCTGCGCGAGTGCGTGGAGCTGATTCTGCGCGCGCAGGGCGCGTGGACCGCCACCGTGGAGGCCTACGTCACCGAGCACGGTGGCCGGCCACGGCGGGCGGGCCGAGCGAGGAAGTAATGGTCGAGCCAGTGGCGGAGGCCGCCGGTCCGTCGCTCG
This genomic stretch from Candidatus Methylomirabilota bacterium harbors:
- a CDS encoding HAD hydrolase family protein, with product MSVPRTVVRRARPIRLLVTDVDGVLTDGRMVLSERGDELKSFHSRDGVAVALAKRGGLRTAFVTGEKSTVAQARADKLGVDAVVLGARRKGEVLEDLCAQFGLPLEASAYIGDDLLDVPALQRAGLAIAVADAAPEVIEIAHVVTRARGGQGALRECVELILRAQGAWTATVEAYVTEHGGRPRRAGRARK